Proteins from one Bactrocera neohumeralis isolate Rockhampton chromosome 3, APGP_CSIRO_Bneo_wtdbg2-racon-allhic-juicebox.fasta_v2, whole genome shotgun sequence genomic window:
- the LOC126753452 gene encoding methyltransferase-like protein 17, mitochondrial, whose translation MNIGLKLVANLRYGISKHFVRNTCKIAVEVEPNLIEKLENEEMKARHHPGIAKIGKVELPLNLRHALERVIGDYPIKTLLKDCKQLDQYIGSRHPPAKQEEINLKMKLIMEEVDRRMPPEKLSLLGEERAVHWRSKREKLIKRLVAQRNYSWKPIEYGSYESLVYAIGRGAKEYSVLTSILNEIRVRDESFQPRSYFDFGAGVGTGMWAASNLWKDTIFEYYNVDSSRHMNDLSELILREGNENQQILLRNVYYRQFLPAIETLYDLVVLSYTLFELPNIESRKDVILNLWKKCSGYMVIIEEGTRRGSQLINEARDFILNVNSVELKGEVFAPCSHNLTCPRLSNNDDRTPCNFEVGYVPLHLGDVKNDRQTARYSYVVFKKGKISDPTRKWPRLVRPTLLRSKHIICRMCTEDAKLQEVIFTHSKHGRHAYRCAKASDWGDRLPIKLGDQLPTIRKTLKTNGENE comes from the exons atgaatatcgGATTAAAATTGGTTGCCAATCTGCGATATGGAATTTCAAAGCATTTCGTCCGAAACACATGCAAAATTGCTGTGGAGGTAGAACCGaatcttattgaaaaattagaGAATGAAGAGATGAAAGCGAGGCATCATCCTGGTATagcaaaaattggaaaagttgaGCTACCCTTAAACCTGCGCCATGCTTTGGAACGTGTCATTGGAGATTATCCGATAAAAACCTTGTTGAAAGATTGCAAACAGCTAGATCAATATATAGGTTCCCGACATCCTCCGGCTAAACAGgaggaaataaatttgaaaatgaaattaattatggaAGAAGTTGATCGTCGCATGCCGCCGGAGAAGTTGTCTTTACTAGGAGAAGAAAGGGCTGTTCATTGGAGGAGTAAACGGGAAAAGTTAATAAAACGATTAGTGGCACAACGAAATTATTCATGGAAGCCGATTGAATATGGTTCATATGAATCTTTGGTTTACGCAATTGGCCGTGGTGCAAAGGAGTATAGTGTACTAACAagtatattaaatgaaatacgAGTGCGTGATGAATCGTTCCAACCTAGAAGTTACTTTGATTTTGGTGCGGGCGTGGGCACTGGAATGTGGGCGGCCAGTAATTTGTGGAAAGACACAATATTTGAGTATTACAATGTTGATAGTTCCCGCCATATGAATGATCTATCGGAATTAATATTACGTGAAGGTAatgaaaatcaacaaatattaCTTCGCAATGTTTACTACAGACAGTTTCTACCTGCCATAGAG ACTTTGTATGATTTGGTTGTATTGTCATATACTCTTTTTGAGCTACCGAACATAGAAAGTCGCAAAGATGTGATACTGAACTTGTGGAAGAAATGCAGTGGTTATATGGTCATTATCGAAGAAGGTACTAGACGCGGAAGTCAGTTAATTAATGAAGCTCGAGATTTTATTTTGAACGTAAACAGCGTGGAATTAAAGGGAGAAGTTTTTGCACCg tGTTCCCATAACTTAACATGTCCTCGGCTTTCCAATAATGATGATAGAACGCCTTGTAATTTTGAAGTAGGATACGTCCCTTTGCATTTGGGAGATGTAAAAAACGATCGACAAACTGCTCGTTATTCTTACGTTGTTTTCAAGAAAGGCAAGATATCAGATCCAACTCGCAAGTGGCCAAGGTTAGTACGACCGACGTTATTGCGTTCCAAACATATAATATGTAGGATGTGTACAGAAGATGCGAAGTTGCAAGAAGTCATATTTACACATTCTAAACATGGAAG ACATGCCTATCGATGTGCCAAGGCTAGTGATTGGGGTGACAGGTTACCAATAAAATTGGGCGATCAATTACCAACaataagaaaaacattaaaGACTAATGgagaaaatgaataa